One part of the Streptomyces ferrugineus genome encodes these proteins:
- a CDS encoding YbaK/EbsC family protein: MDAPIGRFDHATAAPDCLDELIGPVADAVRHWQGSVPADQIVHVETDPRWADTAVFVEHYGQELLEQSANCVVVAGKRGGETTLAACVVLSTTRVDVNGVVRRQLGARKASFASMDTATGETGMEYGGITPIGLPDGWPVLVDSAVVDLPYVLVGSGRRRGKLLVPGKAFAELPGAVVLEGLGVA; this comes from the coding sequence ATGGACGCACCCATCGGACGCTTCGACCACGCCACCGCCGCCCCCGACTGCCTCGACGAACTCATCGGCCCGGTCGCCGACGCCGTACGCCACTGGCAGGGCAGCGTCCCCGCCGACCAGATCGTCCACGTCGAGACCGATCCGCGGTGGGCCGACACCGCGGTCTTCGTCGAGCACTACGGGCAGGAGTTGCTCGAACAGTCCGCGAACTGCGTCGTCGTCGCCGGCAAGCGCGGCGGCGAGACGACGCTGGCCGCGTGCGTCGTGCTCTCCACCACCCGGGTCGACGTCAACGGCGTGGTGCGCCGCCAACTCGGGGCCCGCAAGGCGTCGTTCGCCTCGATGGACACCGCGACCGGCGAGACCGGCATGGAGTACGGCGGCATCACCCCGATCGGACTGCCCGACGGCTGGCCGGTGCTGGTGGACTCGGCCGTCGTCGACCTGCCCTACGTCCTGGTCGGCAGCGGACGCCGACGCGGCAAGCTGCTGGTGCCGGGGAAGGCGTTCGCCGAGCTGCCCGGGGCGGTCGTACTCGAAGGGCTCGGCGTCGCCTGA
- a CDS encoding XRE family transcriptional regulator produces MSDLDLLTQSLARNVKHWRAVRGFTLDVLAARAGVSRGMLIQIEQARTNPSLGTVVKIGDALGISITTLLDYERGPKVQIVPAERAVRLWSTDAGSYNRLLAGAEAPGPLEIWDWCLMPGENSASEPHPAGTVELIHVTAGDLTLTVDGVDHQVPTGASASFEAGSPHTYANQGTVPMEMIMAVSVPPVQ; encoded by the coding sequence GTGTCGGACCTCGACCTGCTGACCCAGTCCCTCGCGCGCAATGTCAAGCACTGGCGCGCGGTGCGCGGCTTCACGCTGGACGTGCTCGCCGCCCGGGCCGGTGTCAGCCGCGGCATGCTCATCCAGATCGAGCAGGCACGCACCAATCCCAGCCTCGGTACCGTCGTCAAGATCGGCGATGCGCTCGGGATCAGCATCACCACCCTCCTCGACTACGAGCGCGGCCCCAAGGTCCAGATCGTGCCGGCCGAGCGGGCCGTACGGCTGTGGAGCACCGACGCCGGAAGCTACAACCGGCTGCTCGCGGGCGCCGAGGCCCCCGGGCCGCTGGAGATCTGGGACTGGTGCCTGATGCCGGGCGAGAACAGCGCCTCGGAACCCCATCCCGCGGGCACCGTCGAGCTGATCCATGTCACGGCCGGTGACCTGACACTGACCGTCGACGGCGTGGACCATCAGGTGCCGACCGGAGCGAGCGCCTCCTTCGAGGCCGGCAGCCCGCACACATACGCCAATCAGGGCACCGTGCCGATGGAGATGATCATGGCTGTCTCGGTGCCGCCCGTGCAGTGA